In Mesorhizobium sp. 113-3-3, a genomic segment contains:
- a CDS encoding DUF934 domain-containing protein: protein MTETTTPETRLWTPQGFREDEWAHAESADALSGNGRFILPLQAFLDLDPEVRRSAKERLGVVLQPGDQLEKIVDLLDQLSLVALVFPAFSDGRSFSKAELLRSRYHFEGAVRATGQVLVDPLPHMMRLGFDEFEISNPVLLKRLEEGNTGGLGLYYQPTAVPEPKGPKYSWRRVRNS from the coding sequence ATGACCGAAACGACGACACCGGAGACCCGGCTCTGGACCCCGCAGGGTTTTCGCGAGGACGAGTGGGCTCATGCCGAAAGTGCCGACGCGCTGTCGGGCAATGGCCGCTTCATCCTGCCGCTGCAGGCGTTCCTCGACCTTGATCCGGAGGTGCGCCGGTCGGCCAAAGAGCGGCTCGGCGTGGTGCTGCAGCCCGGCGATCAGCTCGAGAAGATAGTCGACCTGCTCGACCAGCTGTCGCTGGTGGCGCTGGTCTTCCCGGCCTTCAGCGATGGGCGCTCCTTCTCCAAGGCCGAACTGCTGCGCAGCCGTTATCATTTCGAAGGCGCCGTTCGCGCCACCGGCCAGGTGCTGGTCGACCCGTTGCCGCATATGATGCGTCTTGGCTTCGACGAGTTCGAGATCTCCAATCCGGTACTGCTGAAGCGCCTGGAAGAAGGCAACACCGGCGGGCTGGGGCTCTACTACCAGCCGACCGCCGTGCCTGAGCCCAAGGGCCCGAAATATTCCTGGCGGCGGGTTCGCAACAGCTGA